In Bos mutus isolate GX-2022 chromosome 2, NWIPB_WYAK_1.1, whole genome shotgun sequence, one DNA window encodes the following:
- the LOC102279020 gene encoding group IID secretory phospholipase A2 has product MADESGNVDFHTLGHDPPASPDSTSHRLAAALVAQTTHVLSLRLGSLAGVAPAKADILDLNEMVRQVTGKIPIFFYSSYGCYCGIGGQGLPRDATDWCCYDHNCCYGYLTPHNCDYLYDHYDYTFSQGNVQCSTKGSWCEQQLCACDKTLAFCLQRNLNTYKNHLRHLSRCEGETLACPPSS; this is encoded by the exons ATGGCAGACGAGAGTGGCAATGTGGACTTCCACACACTGGGACACGACCCACCTGCGAGTCCAGACTCTACCAGTCACCGTCTAGCtgcagccctggtggctcagaca ACTCACGTCCTCTCCTTGCGGCTGGGCTCCTTGGCAGGTGTGGCTCCAGCCAAGGCCGACATACTGGACCTGAATGAGATGGTCAGACAAGTGACGGGGAAGATCCCCATCTTCTTCTATTCATCCTATGGCTGTTACTGCGGAATTGGTGGCCAAGGCCTACCCAGAGATGCCACAGACTG GTGCTGCTATGACCACAACTGCTGCTACGGTTACCTGACACCCCACAACTGTGACTACCTCTACGACCACTATGACTACACCTTTTCCCAGGGGAATGTCCAGTGTT CCACCAAGGGGAGCTGGTGTGAGCAGCAGCTGTGCGCCTGTGACAAGACGTTGGCCTTCTGCCTGCAGCGGAACCTGAACACCTACAAGAATCACCTGCGTCATCTGTCCAGATGTGAGGGCGAGACTCTAGCCTGTCCCCCTTCATCTTGA